Proteins encoded together in one Campylobacter concisus window:
- a CDS encoding oxidoreductase, producing the protein MKLGELYSVVAAALATNFSGILDVSSFMRIKKTNAWITQTNSEANKKGNELYTKFIKDESSAVLCDDLVILKSKFEASYYFSSAKDDLAQFYKAINFQPKMGEVDSISNQLILIANILKSKASKESMRLLAAFSVSFFLPYAKQLSRDIQKDATSNFYKSMGYFLEDFCLVLETIIGKA; encoded by the coding sequence TTGAAACTTGGAGAACTTTATAGTGTTGTAGCGGCTGCGCTTGCTACAAATTTTAGTGGCATTTTAGATGTTTCATCTTTTATGCGTATCAAAAAGACAAATGCGTGGATAACGCAGACAAATAGCGAAGCAAATAAAAAAGGCAATGAGCTTTATACAAAATTTATCAAAGATGAAAGTAGTGCTGTTTTATGTGACGATCTTGTCATTTTAAAGTCAAAATTTGAGGCAAGTTACTATTTTTCTTCTGCAAAAGATGATCTAGCTCAATTTTATAAGGCTATAAATTTTCAGCCAAAAATGGGCGAGGTTGATAGCATCTCAAATCAGCTAATTTTAATAGCAAATATTTTAAAAAGCAAAGCATCTAAGGAGTCTATGAGACTTCTTGCAGCTTTTAGTGTCTCATTTTTCTTGCCTTATGCTAAACAGCTTTCAAGAGATATCCAAAAAGACGCAACTAGCAATTTTTATAAATCAATGGGATATTTTTTAGAGGATTTTTGCCTAGTTTTAGAAACTATTATTGGTAAGGCTTAG
- a CDS encoding peptidylprolyl isomerase, protein MRFDELKVYDINLDELKKDKFAVLETDKGEIRLELFAEEAPQAVANFVHLIKSGFYNGLSFHRVIPNFVIQGGCPNGTGTGGPGWRIKCECDKQKVKHERGSLSMAHAGRDTGGSQFFICHSKQPHLDGVHTVFGKCVDEESLKVLDAIRQGDKIISAKIRESL, encoded by the coding sequence ATGCGTTTTGATGAATTAAAAGTTTATGACATAAATTTAGACGAGCTTAAAAAAGATAAATTTGCAGTTTTAGAGACAGACAAAGGCGAGATCAGACTTGAACTTTTTGCGGAAGAAGCTCCACAAGCTGTCGCAAATTTTGTCCATTTGATAAAATCAGGCTTTTATAATGGTCTAAGTTTTCACAGAGTTATACCAAATTTTGTCATCCAAGGCGGTTGCCCAAATGGCACAGGTACAGGCGGTCCTGGCTGGAGAATAAAATGCGAATGCGATAAGCAAAAGGTAAAACATGAGCGCGGTAGCCTTAGCATGGCTCATGCAGGACGCGATACTGGCGGATCGCAGTTTTTCATCTGTCATAGCAAACAGCCTCATCTTGATGGCGTGCATACAGTCTTTGGAAAATGCGTTGATGAAGAGAGCCTAAAGGTGCTTGACGCTATAAGACAAGGCGATAAGATCATCTCTGCTAAGATCAGAGAAAGCCTATAA
- a CDS encoding heavy-metal-associated domain-containing protein: protein MKTFEANNIHCQNCANTIKNALEDDFGKIEVDLSKEPRQVSLDIKDSDVEKFKSEMADLGFDIIKEL from the coding sequence ATGAAAACATTTGAAGCAAACAATATCCACTGCCAAAACTGCGCAAACACTATAAAAAACGCACTCGAAGATGACTTTGGCAAGATAGAAGTTGATCTTAGCAAAGAGCCAAGGCAAGTTAGTCTTGATATAAAAGATAGCGATGTTGAGAAATTTAAGTCTGAAATGGCTGATTTGGGATTTGACATAATAAAAGAGCTCTGA
- a CDS encoding GNAT family N-acetyltransferase, whose amino-acid sequence MIKNAQKQDAKSCIKLLNLAMEDIAYKLSGYDDPIKSDEILEIFFKSETNRLSYKNVFVYKNNEEIIAAMCVYFGGDAAMLDREISQHLKALGKDDKVEKECFDDEFYIDSIAVDENFRGQGLAKELIRHSFVKAKELGHKKVSLIVDTNKPKVRKFYESLGFKFNVKKIVNLHEYDHMIKEII is encoded by the coding sequence ATGATAAAAAATGCTCAAAAACAAGATGCAAAAAGCTGCATAAAGCTACTAAATCTAGCAATGGAGGATATCGCCTACAAGCTAAGTGGCTACGATGATCCTATTAAAAGTGATGAAATTTTAGAAATTTTTTTCAAAAGTGAGACAAATAGACTAAGCTATAAAAATGTCTTTGTTTATAAAAATAACGAGGAAATTATCGCTGCTATGTGTGTATATTTTGGTGGCGACGCGGCAATGCTTGATAGAGAAATTTCACAACATTTAAAGGCTCTTGGCAAAGATGACAAGGTAGAAAAAGAGTGTTTTGACGATGAGTTTTATATAGATAGTATCGCTGTTGATGAAAACTTTAGAGGCCAAGGGCTTGCAAAAGAGCTCATAAGGCATTCATTTGTCAAGGCAAAAGAGCTAGGGCATAAAAAGGTTTCATTAATAGTAGATACAAATAAGCCAAAAGTTCGTAAATTTTACGAGAGTTTGGGTTTTAAATTTAATGTCAAGAAAATTGTAAATTTACATGAATACGACCATATGATAAAGGAGATAATATGA
- the pckA gene encoding phosphoenolpyruvate carboxykinase (ATP) — protein sequence MNKLDELGLKEIKKINHNLSYDELFELEKANNEGRVSSNGTFMVDTGIFTGRSPKDKYFVKQDPSQKYIAWGKINQPITKELFDKLLKKAKEQLSGKEIFIQDAFCGASKKSQKSVRFVTEVAWQAHFVKNMFIRPSEAELAKFEPDFVVYNACKTKNEDYKADGLHSDVFVIFNVEENVAVIGGTWYGGEMKKGIFSMMNYWLPLEGKLSMHCSANVGEKGDTALFFGLSGTGKTTLSTDPKRKLIGDDEHGWDDDGVFNFEGGCYAKCINLDPSSEPEIYAAIRRDALLENVVADEKGVVDYKDGSKTENTRVSYPIYHIDNYEPSSSAGHPKNIIFLSADAFGVLPPVAKLTKEQAMYYFLSGYTAKVAGTERGITEPVATFSACFGEPFMPLHPTVYAKLLGEKIDKHGVNVYLVNTGWSGGAYGVGKRMSIKATRACINAILDGSITKCEFENFDKFNFAIPKELDGVETKLLNPINTWTNPAEYNASRDKLAKMFVENFKRYEDVKEGVEYAKAGPKA from the coding sequence ATAAATAAATTAGACGAGCTAGGTCTAAAAGAGATCAAAAAGATAAATCACAATCTAAGCTACGACGAGCTTTTTGAGCTTGAAAAGGCAAATAACGAGGGCAGGGTTTCAAGCAACGGCACGTTTATGGTAGATACGGGAATTTTTACTGGAAGAAGCCCAAAAGATAAGTACTTTGTCAAGCAAGATCCAAGCCAAAAATATATCGCTTGGGGCAAGATAAATCAGCCTATCACAAAAGAGCTTTTTGATAAGCTTCTTAAAAAAGCAAAAGAGCAGCTAAGCGGTAAAGAAATTTTTATCCAAGATGCATTTTGTGGAGCTAGCAAAAAGAGCCAAAAATCAGTCCGTTTTGTCACCGAAGTAGCGTGGCAAGCGCACTTTGTAAAAAATATGTTCATTCGTCCAAGTGAAGCGGAGCTAGCTAAATTTGAGCCTGATTTTGTAGTATATAACGCTTGTAAGACAAAAAATGAGGACTACAAGGCTGATGGGCTACACTCAGATGTCTTTGTTATCTTTAATGTCGAGGAAAATGTTGCAGTGATCGGTGGCACATGGTACGGCGGCGAGATGAAAAAGGGCATTTTTTCTATGATGAACTACTGGTTGCCACTTGAAGGAAAGCTAAGTATGCACTGCTCTGCAAACGTAGGCGAGAAGGGCGATACAGCACTATTTTTTGGTCTATCTGGCACTGGTAAAACGACACTTTCAACTGATCCAAAACGCAAGTTAATAGGTGATGATGAGCACGGCTGGGACGATGATGGCGTGTTTAATTTTGAGGGCGGCTGCTACGCAAAATGTATCAACCTTGATCCAAGCAGCGAGCCAGAAATTTACGCAGCGATTAGGCGTGATGCGCTACTTGAAAACGTCGTGGCTGACGAAAAGGGCGTGGTTGATTACAAAGATGGCTCAAAGACTGAAAACACACGCGTGAGCTATCCGATCTATCACATCGACAACTACGAGCCAAGCTCAAGCGCTGGCCATCCAAAAAACATCATCTTTTTAAGTGCTGACGCTTTTGGCGTGCTTCCTCCAGTTGCAAAGCTGACAAAAGAGCAGGCGATGTATTATTTCTTAAGTGGCTACACAGCAAAAGTTGCTGGCACAGAGCGCGGTATAACTGAGCCTGTTGCTACTTTTAGCGCTTGCTTTGGCGAGCCATTTATGCCGCTTCACCCAACTGTCTATGCAAAACTACTAGGCGAGAAGATCGATAAACACGGCGTTAATGTCTATCTTGTAAATACAGGCTGGAGTGGCGGTGCTTACGGCGTTGGCAAGCGTATGAGCATAAAAGCAACTCGTGCTTGCATAAATGCGATCCTTGATGGCAGCATCACAAAATGCGAATTTGAAAATTTTGATAAATTTAACTTCGCTATCCCAAAAGAGCTTGATGGCGTCGAGACAAAACTGCTAAACCCTATAAACACATGGACAAATCCGGCTGAGTATAACGCTTCACGTGATAAGCTAGCTAAAATGTTTGTTGAAAATTTCAAGCGTTATGAAGATGTAAAAGAGGGCGTTGAATACGCTAAAGCTGGTCCAAAAGCTTAA
- a CDS encoding cation:dicarboxylate symporter family transporter, with amino-acid sequence MNNTKKQGNLAVRLFTNLAFWVVIGIVGGVIVGMVAPELGIASKPGIDYFIKALKILIGPIIFLTIVSGIVGLESLKDLGSIGLKAFIYFEIVSTLALAVGIIFGETLRPGHGMNLDYTQLDASSVAKFTSQAANMDANSGFVAHTLHLLRGAVPVDDIFPYVHILDPFIKSNTLQVLFMAIIVAIVLSLLAHDKKQACLKPLEFIQHYVLKLLSWLMLFSPVAAFSAMAYLIGKFGIGTLLGMMELLVVMALASCFFIFVVLGVICYFAKINVFKFMRFISKEVLVVFATSSSETALAPLMQKLESAGINRGAVGLIIPTGYSFNLDCTNIYLSLSVIFLAQAFNIPLSFEHLISILIVLMITSKGAVGVTGSGFVVLAGTLSALPSTGIPVVTVAVLLGVDKFMSEMRAVGNLCGNAVGCMIVSIWDKKVDMDKFRYALDHPEEFHFHS; translated from the coding sequence ATGAATAATACTAAAAAGCAAGGAAATCTTGCTGTAAGATTATTTACCAATCTTGCCTTTTGGGTTGTGATCGGTATTGTTGGTGGCGTTATCGTTGGCATGGTCGCACCTGAGCTTGGTATAGCAAGCAAGCCAGGCATTGATTATTTTATAAAAGCACTTAAAATTTTAATCGGCCCTATTATCTTTTTAACGATCGTTTCAGGCATCGTTGGACTTGAGAGTCTAAAAGATCTTGGGTCTATTGGATTAAAGGCATTTATCTATTTTGAGATAGTTAGCACACTTGCGCTTGCTGTTGGTATCATATTTGGCGAGACACTTCGTCCAGGACATGGCATGAATCTTGACTACACTCAGCTTGATGCCTCAAGCGTAGCTAAATTTACATCTCAGGCTGCAAATATGGACGCAAATAGCGGATTTGTAGCACATACACTTCATCTTTTAAGAGGTGCTGTGCCAGTAGATGACATTTTTCCTTACGTGCATATACTTGATCCATTTATAAAATCAAACACACTTCAAGTACTTTTCATGGCTATTATCGTTGCCATCGTACTTTCGCTGCTAGCTCATGATAAAAAACAAGCTTGCCTAAAGCCACTTGAATTTATTCAGCACTATGTCTTAAAACTTCTTAGCTGGCTTATGCTCTTTAGCCCAGTGGCTGCATTTTCGGCTATGGCTTATCTAATCGGCAAATTTGGTATCGGAACGCTTCTTGGCATGATGGAACTTTTGGTTGTTATGGCACTTGCAAGCTGCTTTTTCATATTTGTCGTGCTTGGCGTTATCTGCTATTTTGCAAAAATCAATGTCTTTAAATTTATGCGTTTTATCTCAAAAGAGGTATTGGTAGTCTTTGCGACAAGCTCGAGCGAAACAGCTCTTGCGCCACTTATGCAAAAGCTAGAATCAGCTGGTATAAATAGAGGCGCTGTTGGACTTATCATTCCAACTGGCTACTCATTTAACCTTGACTGCACAAACATCTATCTAAGTCTAAGCGTCATTTTCTTAGCTCAAGCATTTAATATACCGCTAAGTTTTGAGCATCTAATAAGTATACTAATCGTACTAATGATCACAAGCAAAGGCGCTGTTGGCGTGACAGGATCAGGCTTTGTCGTCCTTGCTGGAACACTAAGCGCACTTCCAAGCACTGGAATACCAGTCGTCACCGTAGCCGTGCTACTTGGCGTTGATAAATTTATGTCAGAAATGCGTGCTGTTGGTAATCTCTGCGGTAATGCCGTTGGCTGCATGATAGTTTCTATCTGGGATAAAAAAGTCGATATGGATAAATTTAGATATGCGCTAGATCATCCAGAGGAATTTCACTTTCACTCATAA
- a CDS encoding YebC/PmpR family DNA-binding transcriptional regulator: MGRAFEYRRAAKEARWDKMSKVFPKLAKAITVAAKDGGCDPDMNPKLRAAIAAAKAENMPKDNIDAAIKRANGKDSADIKTIFYDGKAAHGVQIIVECATDNPTRTVANVKAIFSKNGGEILPSGSLSFMFTRKSVFELEKPSADIEEIELELIDYGLSDIEADDETLFVYGDYANFGTLHEGIEKLNLVVKKASLQYLPNQTVNLSEEQMLEVERLLDKLEDDDDVQAVYTNIE; the protein is encoded by the coding sequence ATGGGACGAGCATTTGAGTACCGAAGAGCGGCAAAAGAAGCTAGATGGGATAAGATGAGCAAGGTATTTCCAAAACTTGCAAAAGCTATAACAGTAGCCGCAAAAGATGGTGGTTGTGATCCAGATATGAACCCTAAACTTCGTGCAGCTATCGCAGCAGCAAAAGCTGAAAATATGCCAAAAGACAACATCGATGCAGCTATAAAAAGAGCAAATGGCAAAGATAGCGCCGATATTAAGACTATTTTTTATGACGGCAAAGCAGCTCACGGCGTGCAAATCATCGTTGAGTGTGCGACTGACAATCCAACAAGAACGGTTGCCAATGTTAAAGCGATATTTAGCAAAAATGGTGGAGAAATTTTGCCAAGTGGTAGCCTTAGCTTTATGTTTACAAGAAAGAGCGTTTTTGAGCTTGAAAAGCCAAGCGCAGACATTGAAGAGATCGAGCTTGAGCTGATAGACTATGGTCTAAGCGATATCGAGGCTGACGATGAGACGCTATTTGTTTATGGTGATTATGCAAATTTTGGTACACTTCATGAAGGTATCGAAAAGCTAAATTTAGTAGTTAAAAAAGCTTCACTTCAATACTTACCAAATCAAACTGTGAATCTAAGCGAAGAGCAAATGCTTGAGGTTGAGAGGCTTCTTGATAAGCTAGAAGACGATGATGACGTTCAAGCAGTTTATACAAATATCGAATAA
- a CDS encoding heavy metal translocating P-type ATPase, with amino-acid sequence MSLKVKLNIAGMSCVNCSNAIEKVSKKIDGVLEANVNFANASGEFILKDASVREILEQKIKKLGYFVATDIDEFEAKRKAHIRNIRNKFIFAFIASIVIMALEMFAPHSMLVNLAMLALAFLVLIFSGKGFFTHAYEAVKNRNYDMNVLVALGSGSAFLYSLFVVLFEKFLPNDLKNIYVSGVAMIIAFVLLGKYLEERSKAKAGDYLKRLLKISPKTAFLLMPDGRSKEVPVNELKIGDIVVVKNGYNVPCDGVIVQGGAEIDASMLTGESLPVYKEVGDNVFAGTLNTNGYISVKMTKSSFESLLSQILSLLNDASTKKMPIGRLADKIANIFVPSVVAISVLTFLAWIIFGGNFAYAISCAICVLIISCPCALGLATPIAIVSSLARGAKAGILVKNPEVLELIKDAKFVAFDKTGTLSKGQISVKSSNLSEQDLALIASAENLSEHLISKAIVRYAKQKCIDLQKLNGKFQNVVGQGIFYEDENNQIIIGNEKLLLANEVSLNSDESKAIKEATNDGSGIILCAINKKFVGFLTLSDELKDEASDVINELTSLNLQSVILSGDDEKVVASIAKKLNVSKYHANMLPEDKFNEIKELASHGGVIFVGDGVNDSPSLKEASVGIAMNSGSDIAKGAGDIVLVKNDLRGVSGLVRLANATMANIKENLFWAFMYNAICIPVAAGVLYPVFGLLLSPVYGSMAMCLSSVTVVLNALRLRYLRLKD; translated from the coding sequence ATGTCTTTAAAAGTCAAACTAAATATAGCGGGAATGAGCTGCGTAAACTGCTCAAATGCTATCGAGAAGGTTTCTAAAAAGATAGATGGAGTACTTGAAGCAAATGTAAATTTTGCAAACGCAAGCGGCGAGTTTATCCTAAAAGATGCTAGTGTGCGTGAAATTTTAGAGCAAAAGATAAAGAAGCTTGGCTACTTTGTAGCAACTGATATTGATGAGTTTGAAGCAAAAAGAAAAGCTCACATTAGAAATATTAGAAATAAATTTATATTTGCATTTATTGCAAGTATCGTAATAATGGCACTTGAGATGTTCGCGCCTCACAGCATGCTAGTAAATTTAGCTATGCTAGCTTTGGCATTTTTAGTTCTTATTTTTAGTGGCAAAGGCTTTTTTACTCATGCCTACGAAGCGGTAAAAAATAGAAATTACGATATGAATGTGCTTGTCGCTCTTGGAAGTGGTAGCGCGTTTTTATACTCGCTTTTTGTAGTGCTTTTTGAAAAATTTCTACCAAATGATCTAAAAAATATCTATGTTTCAGGTGTGGCGATGATAATAGCTTTTGTGCTTCTTGGCAAGTATCTTGAAGAGCGTTCGAAGGCAAAAGCAGGTGATTATCTAAAGAGACTACTTAAAATTTCTCCAAAAACCGCATTTTTACTTATGCCAGATGGAAGAAGTAAAGAAGTGCCAGTAAATGAGCTAAAAATAGGAGATATCGTCGTTGTAAAGAATGGCTACAATGTTCCATGTGACGGTGTGATAGTCCAAGGCGGAGCTGAAATCGATGCTTCGATGCTAACAGGCGAGAGTTTGCCAGTTTATAAAGAGGTAGGCGACAATGTATTTGCAGGTACATTAAATACAAATGGCTACATAAGTGTCAAGATGACAAAAAGCTCGTTTGAAAGCTTGTTGTCTCAAATTTTAAGCTTACTAAATGACGCTAGTACGAAAAAGATGCCAATAGGCAGGCTCGCTGATAAGATAGCAAATATCTTTGTGCCAAGCGTTGTAGCGATATCAGTGCTTACGTTTTTAGCTTGGATCATTTTTGGTGGAAATTTTGCTTATGCGATCTCTTGTGCGATCTGCGTTTTAATAATCTCATGCCCATGTGCTCTTGGACTTGCTACACCAATAGCAATAGTAAGCTCGCTTGCACGTGGTGCAAAAGCTGGAATTTTAGTAAAAAATCCAGAAGTTTTAGAGCTAATAAAAGATGCTAAATTTGTAGCATTTGACAAAACTGGTACGCTTAGCAAAGGGCAAATCAGCGTCAAAAGCTCAAATTTAAGTGAGCAAGATTTAGCTCTTATCGCTTCTGCTGAAAATTTAAGTGAGCATCTCATCTCAAAAGCTATCGTTAGATATGCAAAGCAAAAATGTATAGATTTACAAAAGCTAAATGGAAAATTTCAAAATGTTGTCGGGCAAGGCATCTTCTATGAAGATGAGAATAATCAGATAATAATCGGAAACGAAAAGCTGCTTTTGGCAAATGAAGTGAGTTTAAATTCGGATGAAAGTAAAGCTATAAAAGAGGCTACAAATGATGGAAGTGGCATCATACTTTGTGCTATAAATAAAAAATTTGTTGGTTTTTTAACGCTTAGTGATGAGCTAAAAGATGAAGCGAGCGATGTTATAAACGAGCTTACAAGTCTAAATTTACAAAGTGTGATCCTCTCAGGCGATGATGAGAAAGTAGTTGCAAGCATCGCTAAGAAGCTAAATGTAAGCAAATATCACGCAAATATGTTGCCTGAAGATAAATTTAATGAGATAAAAGAGCTTGCAAGCCACGGTGGCGTTATCTTTGTTGGAGATGGCGTAAACGACTCACCATCGCTTAAAGAAGCAAGTGTTGGCATCGCTATGAACTCAGGCTCAGATATAGCAAAAGGTGCCGGAGATATCGTGCTTGTTAAAAATGATTTGCGTGGCGTGAGTGGGCTAGTTAGACTGGCAAATGCTACTATGGCAAACATAAAAGAAAATTTATTTTGGGCGTTTATGTATAACGCGATTTGTATCCCAGTAGCTGCTGGTGTGCTTTACCCGGTCTTTGGACTACTTTTAAGCCCAGTTTATGGCTCAATGGCGATGTGTCTTAGCTCTGTTACTGTCGTTTTAAATGCACTTAGACTTAGATATCTACGACTTAAGGATTAA
- a CDS encoding biotin/lipoyl-containing protein, translating to MAKKFIDVMDTTFRDGFQSVYGARVLMNDFLPALEAAKEAGIEHFEFGGGARFQSLYFYLNEDAFAMMDKFRSIVGPKANLQTLSRGVNTVTLDTGSRELIDLHAKLFKKHGTTTIRNFDALNDVENLKYSGERIAHHGLKHEVVVTMMDLPSGCVGAHDVKFYEKILREILDANIPYHSVCFKDASGTSSPQKVYETIKMARKLLPEKTHIRLHTHETAGVSVACYLAALEAGVDGIDLAASPVSGGTSQPDILTMLHAVKGKNYDLGGLDVEKILKYESVLNDCLKEYFLPPEAVQVSPLIPFSPMPGGALTANTQMMRDNNILDKFPEVILAMREVVQKGGYGTSVTPVSQFYFQQAFNNVMFGKWKKIAEGYGKMVLGYFGKTPVTPDKEIMKLASEQLGLKPTTKHAVDIADKDESKSLAHVKEILKQNKIKVTEENVFIAAACKEKGIAFLKGEAKVNVRKIDPNAKANECRQTQSGRYSVVVNGSRYNVEVSEGFNDSIQVKSITEVEGKSVKNAKSAAAGATANDIVASLPGAVHKILVSAGDHVKKGQAVVVLEAMKMEIEVKAPKDGVIGSIEVSKGQSVANNQVVAKFK from the coding sequence ATGGCGAAGAAATTTATCGATGTTATGGATACGACTTTTAGAGATGGCTTTCAGTCAGTTTATGGCGCTAGAGTGCTTATGAACGACTTTTTGCCCGCGCTTGAAGCGGCCAAAGAGGCTGGCATAGAGCATTTTGAATTTGGTGGCGGAGCGAGATTTCAAAGCCTTTATTTTTACCTAAATGAAGATGCTTTTGCGATGATGGATAAATTTAGAAGCATCGTAGGACCAAAAGCAAATCTTCAAACCCTAAGCAGGGGCGTAAATACCGTAACACTTGATACTGGTAGCCGCGAGCTAATCGACCTTCACGCAAAGCTTTTCAAAAAACACGGAACCACCACCATTAGAAATTTTGACGCACTAAATGACGTTGAAAATTTAAAATATTCAGGCGAGAGGATCGCTCATCACGGACTAAAACATGAAGTTGTTGTTACAATGATGGATCTGCCTAGTGGCTGTGTGGGAGCACATGATGTTAAATTTTATGAGAAAATTTTAAGAGAAATTTTAGACGCAAATATCCCTTATCACAGCGTTTGCTTTAAAGATGCAAGTGGCACAAGTAGCCCACAAAAGGTCTATGAAACCATAAAAATGGCTAGAAAATTATTGCCAGAAAAAACTCACATCAGACTTCACACTCATGAAACCGCAGGCGTAAGTGTGGCTTGCTATCTTGCAGCGCTTGAGGCCGGCGTTGATGGCATAGATCTAGCTGCAAGCCCAGTAAGTGGTGGCACAAGTCAGCCAGATATCCTAACCATGCTTCACGCAGTCAAAGGCAAAAACTACGATCTTGGCGGACTTGACGTGGAGAAAATTTTAAAATATGAAAGCGTTTTGAATGACTGCTTAAAAGAGTACTTCTTGCCGCCTGAGGCCGTTCAAGTAAGCCCACTCATACCATTTTCACCGATGCCTGGTGGCGCGCTTACTGCAAATACTCAGATGATGAGAGATAACAACATCTTAGATAAATTCCCAGAGGTCATCCTTGCTATGCGTGAAGTAGTGCAAAAGGGTGGATACGGCACTTCAGTGACCCCGGTTAGTCAGTTTTACTTCCAACAAGCATTTAATAACGTAATGTTTGGCAAGTGGAAGAAGATCGCCGAGGGATACGGCAAAATGGTGCTTGGCTACTTTGGCAAGACACCAGTTACGCCTGATAAAGAGATTATGAAGCTTGCTAGCGAGCAACTAGGCTTAAAACCAACTACAAAACACGCAGTTGATATAGCTGATAAAGATGAGAGCAAGTCACTTGCACACGTGAAAGAAATTTTAAAACAAAATAAGATCAAAGTCACCGAAGAAAACGTCTTTATAGCAGCAGCTTGTAAAGAAAAAGGTATCGCGTTTTTAAAAGGCGAAGCCAAAGTAAATGTAAGAAAAATCGATCCAAACGCTAAGGCAAATGAATGCAGACAAACTCAAAGTGGCAGATATAGTGTCGTTGTAAATGGTAGTCGCTACAATGTCGAAGTGAGCGAAGGCTTTAACGATAGTATCCAAGTAAAATCAATCACCGAAGTTGAAGGCAAGAGCGTAAAAAATGCTAAAAGTGCAGCAGCAGGCGCAACAGCAAATGATATCGTTGCTAGCTTGCCGGGCGCTGTGCATAAAATTTTAGTAAGCGCAGGAGACCATGTCAAAAAAGGGCAAGCTGTAGTCGTGCTTGAAGCGATGAAGATGGAGATAGAGGTCAAAGCCCCAAAAGATGGTGTGATAGGCTCTATTGAAGTTAGCAAAGGTCAAAGCGTCGCGAACAATCAAGTGGTGGCTAAATTTAAATAA